The sequence TTGGCTAGATTGAATAGATAATGTCAAAAAATATTCCATATGTATAATTAgcatgaaaaaaatgaaaaaatgaaGTACCCTGAGGAAGAGACAGTGTTTGAGGTGAATGAATCAAAGGGTCGACTGTAGGAAACAGATATAGTTGGTGCATAACCATGTAAACCAACATGGGGTGGTTCTTCATTCATCACTTTGCTGTGTTTTTGAAGCTCGGGGGATTGCCCCTGTCCCTGTAAATAAACAAAAGATGAGACTTTTACTTTTCAGAATGTGAATTACACAAAttgttaaaatttataaaatcacCTTTTCATTTACTTTAGAATTTCTAGGATACTGAACCAAAAAATTGGACTGGTCAAGATAGGAAGTTGGTTGTGACATGGCCTGTAAATTGGTTGGTTGCTTCAGGTGATAGGAAGGTTCTGCATCCTCGTCCGAATTTCCCATAGGATGATACTGAAATTTACGAGGAACAGAAATTCTCCTAGATAACTGATTGGTTAACTTTTGATTCGCAGAGGGCAAAGATTTTGAATCACTCGCACCTGACCCAGTTTCTCTGAAGCCACCAGATGTGTGCCCAGACAAATTGGAGCGATGGCTATCATTAGAATTTTCCTTCAAGTCATAATTTTCCATCTCACGTCTTGTAACTTCCTCCTTTTCACAGCTATTCAAAGAGTCCAAACCCTGATTATGATCAATAGCCTGGTGCGGCACTCTACCCAAATCTTTACTCCCTTGGTAAATTGTAGAAGAATTGCTGTTCTTCCACTGATTAATTTTATTACTGTTGTGAAAAAATGGATTGGTTTCATCAGCTACCCCCATGCTGTAAGAGTTAGCAACTGGAGTAGCATCATTTAAACTCAACATAACTTTATTTGTTCCGGGAGTTCCAATTGTTGGTTTACCAGGACCCAACTCAGTAGCAGATCTCGAAACAGAGTTTGACTTCCATAAAGAACCTCCGACAGTTTCTCCTTGTAGCGCCCTCGATTGATTGCtttttgaattctgagacaaTTTCTCAGGCTGATGAACATTTAACCCTCTATTATCTCCACCAGTTGGTGTAGCTACCATAGTATTCCTACCATTTGATTGTTGTTGAGAACCACTTTGTTGATGCGCCCAAGGCGAGGAGATTTTCATAGTGCTCATCCCAGCTTCGGGAGAATTTTGAGAGGCATCTCTATAGATTTGACTATCTTCAGCGACTGATTTTTGTGGTGGTATATAATTAGACCATTTATTACCTTCTTCCAACGAAACAAATCTTTCAGACACCTCATTTGGCAGTCTTTGACCAGGCTCATTCAGAAACCTGTGTCCAAGGAGATTCAATCCTGTAACATTATTTACATTCTTATCACCAGAAGGGGGGATAGATCCAGGACTAGGTGCCGAAGGCATTTGCGTTTTATCATCAACCAAAGGTGAATGTTGTTTAACACTGTTGTTGTGAACTGAAGAGGACTGAATTGAAGAACCACTAACATTGTGGAAAATCAGACCACTCCACTCCTCCTGGGGAACTATATCATTGCTAGAAGTTTCTGCAACAGCTGACTGCATAAGAGCACTCCAGCTGCCACTCTGAATAGAAGGAAAACCATTCAAAGATTCACCGTTGTCAAACAAATTAGCAGATTCTCCAGACACGTTAGCAGCATTACCAAAGGCAGCCCATATGCTATCATCTGAACCAAACAAAATCTTTTCTTCAGCTGGATCTAGGCCAACATCATTGCTGGATGTAACAGCTGGCCTCCTAGATTTTTCACTTGGGGTCTCAGGTCGAATCGTTAGCTCCTGCCTCCCCAGCAAGTCCTGAGGAGCAGTTCTTTGGATGGAATTCACTTGCTGCAGACTGCTCATATTTCTTGGTCCAGTATATAGAGATTGACTAGGAGCATTTTCGATCATATTCTCATTCTGAAATTTCTGTCTCACAATGGAATCTTCATCGTTTACACCAACCTGATCGGCAAATAATTTATGATTACCCTGAAGAGTATTGCTAGAGGTTGACATTTGCAGCATTGGAGATCTATCAGTCACCTTGTGAGAATATTGGTTTACATTCAAACCCCTTGAACCAGAAACAGGAATCCCATAAAGGGATTGATCAACAGGTTGAGGCATCAAATCCACTAAATGCTGAGTCTGGCCAAGGTTCGGAGGGAAAACTAGTCCAGCTTGAGTCCCTTGCATGGATGGAGAACCACGGTTCATCCAGTTTGCACCGACTTCAGTTGTCCAGGGATACTGCTGTAAATCAGAAACTGGATTACCGTCAATCGGGGTGGAGTGGCTGCCAGATGCTTGTTTAGTAAAGGCCGGAACCTGATTAATATGATTCTGTTGCCTGATCTCAAGCGGCTGGAATTGTTGCTGCCTTTGTATATCTTGCATTTTCCTGATCATGAGCTGCTGTTGCTGCATTTCATTGATCCCAGGATGCTGGTGCTGCACAGGTTGTAAcatgcttgattgatgatggcTCATCTGCTGCTGACCACCAAATAAATCCAAACTTACAGAAGGCACAGATGTTTGTGATCTAAGTGAAGTTTTTGCCCCATTTTCCATTCCACCCCCTTGCTGTAGTTCATGAACAAAAAATCCTCTTGAGGTTATTGCATGCGGTTCAGAATCTGTATCCACTGCCAAAAAGTTTGCTTCATTCTGCCTTGAGAGGTGAAACTGATTTCCAAACATGTAGCCATTCAAATTTGGTTGTTCATTAAGGGACTGATTTTTACTAAAATCAGCCCTCACATTTGATTGAGCAAAGTTCAAGCCCTGTGTCACATGGAAAGGGTAGCTGCCTTGCCCTCTATCATTGTCTGTTCATGAGATACAGAGAAATTATTTAACTGGCGATTGAGGAAATCAATGTTGAAAAAACCGATGTTCAAGCAGCCTAGTAATACCTGGATCTGGTAAATTATAAGTTTTGTTGTTCGAATGTAGTGCATCAGCTTGTCTCTGGCTACCAACCCAAAAATTGTTGCTCAAAACTGGCCAGTTCCCTTCAACCACTTGAGATTCAGGCTGCCCCTGAAATGTGTTGTCTTGCGCAAAAAAATTGTGAACCCTATCTCCGAATTCGTTGCCAGGCATAGATGGTTGTTGCACAAAATTGTTCAGAAATTGTATGTCGGTATGCGTATAGTGATAGATTAGAATCGGATACTGGCCACCATTTTATAGCTGGGAAAAGGGAAGACTGGCCACACCAAATTCTCCTGAAAACTAATGGTCAACCCTTGCCAACTTCTACACCTTCATATAACCTAATGATATGAGCAGTCAAGAGTTCACTAattacaaaaataacaaaataccaCTTTAGAAACTAAATGCATTCTATAAGAACAAAATTATATGGTGATGGATGATGAATATTGAAAATTTAACTGAGTGGTGACAATAATAGTTGGCAAAACATCAGCTCTCCACATCATCAAGGacagaataataataataataataataataataataataataataataataataatcaaattaAAAGCGGGCATGCATTAGGTGATTTGGACCTTTGTGGTTTTGGGAACAAGTAATAGAGAGTAAAAAGGCTGCCACTGAGGCACTAACAAGGCATGTTATCAAGAGGAAATGGCAAAATATACACTTCAGCAAATAGCCAAATGCAAAGAGAGAAAGCAAATGACAAACATTACCAAATAAATCACAGGCACTAACAACTGGCTATGTGCTCTAAAACACTTGGACTTCAAAGTTCCAACTAAATAATACCAATGGGTACAAGGACATAATGGGCAATTTATTACTGACTTATTGGCAACCATTACATTGcagtgagaacgaagctccaGAAACAGCAGCGTTAAATGGTTATTCTAATAGTTGTCATACTACTGAGTCACTGACATTCTTCTACAAATATAAAGAGTATCTGAGTAGTACAGAAACTTTTGGCTGggaaaaattcaaattcaaaaggAAAAAATGAGAAAATGAACACCAAGACAGAAAATAGAACTATGGCTAGCAAAGGGAAAACATTGAGACATGTAGGTCATAATGAAACACATCCGAGCAATAAATCATCGAAATTATCACCCTGATAAGTAATTTTCATGCTTTCTGCAAGCATCTTACAAATTCAATCAACCTTTTAAAGAAAAGATTGTTCTCATACATACactaaaccaaaaaaaaatagcTATCCAGTCATCTACTGAATAGTTTCCCTTTCCCGAAAACCAAAAGGACTTGTCCATGACTATAACATTTTAATTGTGATATTTCGATCAAAGAATGTCAAATGAACTATGGTGATGGAACCAATTTTACATGGCCAACATAAAAGAGCCAAACTTTCTGAAGTTACTGCTCTTACGCAAAGATTGATTCGGAAGCACAGTAAAACCTCGAACAGAAACAAAAGAGATTAGGATTAACTGTAAACGGAGCTAGCTTTCGAGTCGTCATGATTCCACAACTGGAAATGGACCTTCATTAACCAGCAAACAAACATGACATTCCAAATAACACTAGCAAAATAATAATTATGCACCCCAGATTGCCCAATTCTAAAGCTTGATCATTTGCAAAATACAGAACATGGtattaaaaacaagaaaaaaggaACTCGACAAAAAAATGGCAGGCAAATCATCAATTGCAGACTCACGCGACAATTGAACCAAATCAATTACAAAACGAGCTGGAAACACAACAAGGTGGGTCATAGTTAACGACACGGAAAAATATCCATATTCAGGATAAATCCATGCCACTATACACGATACTGAGCCACCCCCACCCACCAAACACTCGTTTACCTTAATAtatcaacaaaacaaaaaaatagggTTCGAGATTGAAATAAAACCGGAACTCACGTGAAAATCTGGATGAGCATGAGTGGAGAAAAATTGGAACCCCAATGGCGATCTTCGATTTGGTAGAATCTAGGGTTTTGAATCGGAAAGAAAGAGAGATGAAACTTGAAAGCGCTGTGGTAATGTGAGAGATAAAGTGAAGCGAAATTTTCAACGAACAGTGCGAGACAAGGCTAGGTTCGGGCGGAAGCTGAGGCTGGGGATCCCCGAAGCGAGGGCTGCGCTTGATTGGAGAGGACTCCACGGGAAACGGGTAACCCATCCAATGATAATCAGCCACGTCGGGTTGAAATAAaatggtttttatttttatttttttaaatcattgTTACTCATTGATTGGTTGTTTCCTACAAcagtaaattttatatttttcgaAAAATAAATTCCAGTTttcttaattataattttaattgaaattatttAACAATTTAATTATTCATTGTATCATCACATTTCATGAATCATAGATCCATTTTaacaatattttatatattaataataataattagtcCCATTTAATGATAAACATGGTAATGAAGATATTTTTctcttaataaaaatattaaagtagtgttttggagagcttttaaaaagtacttatcacttttttttcacaaacttttgaaattttgttaaagaaAAGCTACTTCCTATAAGCTTTCTCAAACGCTACCTAAGTATGGCacgaaaataaataatcaacttGTTTCGCTTCAAGATTATTCATAATATTGTGAATGAGCTATTGGATTTTATGCGAATAATTCGTCACATGAGCTTTCGAGTACACTAGATTTAACGTCAAAGATTCAGATTTACTGTTCTTAATTATCACTCAACGCGCTGATTTGAATAATCTTGTTTTACGAAAATATATAATGAAATTTTCTTACAATGATGAAACATTATTAGATTTTTCATGGCCGGTTGATTGGACTTTTGGTAAATAATAGAATATGACGTCATTGGAGAGAAGTTAATTATCAAATAAACTTGGCCATAAAAttgtataatataatatatatatatatatatgtatatgttatatatataatataaactgGTTACGGAGCACACGCAACGCATGTGGAATATAATGtatgatattaaaattttgtgatcCGAAAATGCATGTGAGTGGGCAGTTAGATTTCTAATTGAATGAAGAGAAAATGGGAGAATCAAAGGGCAAAAAGGGGAAAGAAATTTTGGTGTTCTCACATCATACCAAAAACAGTTTTTATAAGGGTctcaaatattataatatagtgtatatatatttatatatgaaaGTATATGACAACATGAAAAATAAGAAACTAGACTTCAAAAAAGTGAGAAACGAAAATAAGTCGAATAATATATGATAACACTAAATATAAAATAAGGAAAAAACTAACTCGGTATACAAACATCATTAGAGATTAATTTGACACGTGAACTATGTATGAACTATATAATTTGGTATTTAATTAGTAAAAAAAACTATATGATTTGGTAGATAAGCTATGATGTATACTTTTAAGTGATATACTTATATGTATACATACATACTGAATTgcgtttgaaattatttaatcaatcaattatttatcatatcatcGTCACATTTCTAGAATCATACTATATTGATTCTCACTTTATATTTTACACTTTAATTTACTCAcaataaaaatctcaaatatggTAAGAAAACAAATAATCAAAGTGTTTCGCTAAAACATTATCACATATAAAtccaaaaacaatatttttcatataaaattttgtgTCGTCATTCGTTCCAAAGCCTAATGAAATAACAAATATGTACGTCGATTGAAAATACTATATCTTAATTTTGttctaaaaaaacaaaaaataattgtATGGttcatataaaattcaatatcttctatgttaTTCATTTCCAATTTctcatattttctaaaaaaacaaaaataaaattgtatcGTCATAGAATTCAATATCTTTCTATGTTCTAATTCATTTCCAATTTCCTCGAATTTCTTACAATAATTCATGTATTTGTGTTTTCTTGAATTAAATGGAGATCAAAATCAACATAGCATGATATTGAGAAAAAACACAGTACAATAttgcaaaaaataaaatgtgatTTGATGGCAAAGTTAAAGAACAATATAACTCACAATTATACACAAAATGCCCGCAAGAATAGCATCGAGGAGCCCAAGCTACATCGTCATTCTTCAACCAAATGGATGGACCTAAAATCACCGAGAAACCAACAATGCATTAAGAAATACAATCGAAAAACGGTGAATGAACTACAAGATAAATAGTAGATTTTCTTTCTAAGTTAGTCGGATGGAATTCTATGCGAAAAAATCGATGTTAGCATGGGTAATATATACATCATGTTTCGCCACATAAGGCAGATCAATATATGATCATAACCATGTGGCAACAGACGAGCCTCCAAGTACACTAGAGTTGACACGAAATTTACCATTCTGTACCAGAGCTTTACACGCTAACTTTGGATACACTAGTTTTGCGACAACATGGATGAAAAAAATATTGTCAGAGacaaaacattttaaaatttttcataacAGGGTTTTTGGTAAATAATAGAAAATGATATTAGAGATTTATTTTTTTCCCATAAATTATTCATGATCAAATAATTTTGGACATAGaattgtttaatataatataattttaaaattttaaaatatatgaaagaaatgagaaacaaaaataagtcgaataataaattaaattatcactaaataaaaagagaaaaaaaactaACTTGTGTACACGAACAAAagtacaaaataattttttttttaataaaaaacatCGCGGGTAATGGGGGTTAGGCAGACCTCTATCTGTATATAAACAAAAGTAAAGAACAAACACCAAAGGGGGATGAGGACTAGACCAAGACCTccccaaaaacaaaaaatatatacatcaaAACATCAAAGCAACAAAAACATAAACGACAAACAGAGGTccaaaataaaacatcatcaacATTGGGCAAGGAAGTGCCTACAGTAAACGTCCACCAAACATAACCTACATCAAACATCAACTCAAAGAGGACGTCCAAAAGAAGCACGTTGTCTGCGCTGCTGAATCAAAGAAGTATAGCGCTTATGAGAGCGCGTGCGAACATATAAGTAAGGAGGATGACTCGCAGAGGTATAGGAAGCCGACAAAATTTTCACCTTCTTTCCCTTATCAGTAGCAACATCCATCACTGGTAATCAAACAGGGGCTGGAGGAACAAAGTCCTGACTGTGAACTATCTATAAACTATATAATTCGATAGATAAGCTACGATGACATATAAATTCACACAAAAACTTTTGCACAAATGTTTTTGCGAGACGGTTTTGTGGTCAATTTTATGAgacatatttatatttgatgataaATAAAAGTGTTATTTTTTGCTAAAAGTATTACTTTATTGACGGGCATAGTTGATCAATCTCAATGATAAAGATTTGTAAGATCGTCTCACAAAAAACTCACCCGTTAGTCGTTCCATTGTAaaatcatcttacaaaaaaattatgtgaTACAAATCTCTCACTCTACACATAAAAATTATAGACAAAAACTCCTACGAAtctcttatatgagttatccattaaaaatattacattttatactaaaagtattacttattattataaatatgggtaggttTGACCCGTCTCACATATGAAATCGTTTCGCAGGAGTGTtactcaaaattaaattttcaaagaattttttttactttttacaatAACAAAATTacttttattataaattattgtGGCAAAAAATTTCGATGTACAGGTTTATTGcacaatttttaaacttttttatCTGGCACCTAGAAAAATGTATTTGGTATTTCGGCATTTCGtttcaattttaattataattttactttaacaaaagaaattaatttttttactttttatattaacaaaattaattttattataaattattgtGACGAAAAATTTCGATGTATAGGCTTATTGcacaatttttaaactttttttatATGACACGTAGAAAAATGTATCTGGTATTTCGtttcaattttaattataattttactttTAACAAAAGAAATTAAATAGTATTTATGCATgcctttaaatttaactaattattattattattattattattattattattattattattatttatatttaacaaataataataaaaatatcaattttgcgaaaaaaaataaataaatcatcttttcAATAAAGGGTGGATTCGTGGAAGAAATCCAAAAGCTTCTAGAGCAACCTCCGATATTCCAGACGCCTCCACTCTGCTCGATAAAACTACCGCTCCGTTCTTCCCATTTGTCGCAACAAATTCGTGATTTGAACGCTCGATTTCGCACTCATTCTGCAGATATCGAAATTCAgcacataaatttcaaaggtatGTTTCGCTCTTGTTTTTTTGTATCATTGTTTTAGTGGGATTTGTGCATTGTGCATTTTGCGGTCTGTTATTTGAGCTTATTATTGTGGGAGAATCTTTGGTTTCTTGCAGGCTCCGTATTTAGGATTCTAATAATATTGGTGTGTGGAGTTTGTCTATATCATTCAATTGTGAGTGTGAATTTGATTGTTCTTTTGGTTTAATTTCGTTTCACAGACCATAAAAGATGAATCCTGAGAAGTTTACACACAAGACTAATGAAGCCCTTGCTGCGGCTCATGGGTTGGCTCTGAATTCTGGCCATGCTCAGTTTACTCCTCTTCACTTTGCTGCCGCGTTGATTTCTGATTCGAATGGTATTTTCCGGCAAGCCATTGTCAATGTCGGTGGTAGTGATGAGGCGGCGAGATCGGTGGAGAGGGTCATCAACCAAGCTTTGAAAAAGCTTCCGACTCAGTCACCTCCCCCGGATGAAATACCGGCTAGTACGTCGCTGATCAAGGTCATTCGTAGAGCACAATCTTTGCAAAAGTCCCGTGGTGACACTCATTTGGCTGTTGACCAGTTCATTCTGGGTCTTATAGAGGATTCTCAGATTCAACAACTGTTGAAGGAGGCTGGGGTTGCACCAGCTACAATGAAAGCAGAAGTCGATAAATTGCGGGGAAAGGAAGGAAGGAAGGTGGAGAGTGCCTCTGGGGATACCACATTTCAGGCATTGAAAACTTATGGCCGTGACCTTGTCGAGCAAGCTGGTAAGCTCGACCCTGTGATTGGTAGAGACGAAGAAATCCGGCGAGTTGTGAGAATTCTTTCGAGGAGGACTAAAAATAACCCCGTTCTCATTGGCGAGCCTGGTGTTGGTAAAACAGCCGTTGTCGAGGGATTAGCTCAAAGAATTGTTAGCGGGGACATTCCTAGTAATCTTGCTGATGTGAGGCTTATTGCATTGGACATGGGAGCATTGATTGCGGGTGCAAAATATCGAGGTGAATTTGAGGAGAGGTTAAAATCTGTTCTGAAGGAAGTTGAAGAGGCCGAGGGGAAAGTGATCTTGTTTATCGATGAAATTCACCTAGTTCTAGGTGCTGGACGAACAGAGGGATCAATGGATGCTGCCAATCTATTCAAGCCAATGCTTGCTAGAGGTCAGTTGCGGTGCATTGGTGCCACGACATTGGAGGAATACAGGAAATATGTGGAAAAGGATGCTGCATTCGAGAGACGGTTTCAGCAGGTTTATGTAGCTGAGCCGAGTGTCATCGATACAATCAGTATACTGAGGGGTTTGAAAGAAAAGTACGAAGGACATCACGGTGTTAAAATTCAAGATCGAGCCCTTGTCAATGCAGCTCAACTGTCAGCACGATATATTACAGGTATGCTTTATATCAAAA comes from Henckelia pumila isolate YLH828 chromosome 4, ASM3356847v2, whole genome shotgun sequence and encodes:
- the LOC140867650 gene encoding uncharacterized protein, coding for MPGNEFGDRVHNFFAQDNTFQGQPESQVVEGNWPVLSNNFWVGSQRQADALHSNNKTYNLPDPDNDRGQGSYPFHVTQGLNFAQSNVRADFSKNQSLNEQPNLNGYMFGNQFHLSRQNEANFLAVDTDSEPHAITSRGFFVHELQQGGGMENGAKTSLRSQTSVPSVSLDLFGGQQQMSHHQSSMLQPVQHQHPGINEMQQQQLMIRKMQDIQRQQQFQPLEIRQQNHINQVPAFTKQASGSHSTPIDGNPVSDLQQYPWTTEVGANWMNRGSPSMQGTQAGLVFPPNLGQTQHLVDLMPQPVDQSLYGIPVSGSRGLNVNQYSHKVTDRSPMLQMSTSSNTLQGNHKLFADQVGVNDEDSIVRQKFQNENMIENAPSQSLYTGPRNMSSLQQVNSIQRTAPQDLLGRQELTIRPETPSEKSRRPAVTSSNDVGLDPAEEKILFGSDDSIWAAFGNAANVSGESANLFDNGESLNGFPSIQSGSWSALMQSAVAETSSNDIVPQEEWSGLIFHNVSGSSIQSSSVHNNSVKQHSPLVDDKTQMPSAPSPGSIPPSGDKNVNNVTGLNLLGHRFLNEPGQRLPNEVSERFVSLEEGNKWSNYIPPQKSVAEDSQIYRDASQNSPEAGMSTMKISSPWAHQQSGSQQQSNGRNTMVATPTGGDNRGLNVHQPEKLSQNSKSNQSRALQGETVGGSLWKSNSVSRSATELGPGKPTIGTPGTNKVMLSLNDATPVANSYSMGVADETNPFFHNSNKINQWKNSNSSTIYQGSKDLGRVPHQAIDHNQGLDSLNSCEKEEVTRREMENYDLKENSNDSHRSNLSGHTSGGFRETGSGASDSKSLPSANQKLTNQLSRRISVPRKFQYHPMGNSDEDAEPSYHLKQPTNLQAMSQPTSYLDQSNFLVQYPRNSKVNEKGQGQSPELQKHSKVMNEEPPHVGLHGYAPTISVSYSRPFDSFTSNTVSSSGQNMLELLPKVDQSRGHGDMMHLSSEGKVSTQLPEAEKLDGTAAFFQQNQSSVYQGFGLQLGPPSLQQRGQTPDHSASSQKAQSMVNSMPISHATSEMGEKGQWMVPTSTIQSMNFPNGEFKAEFKNNRPAVPQRHAGSDERHRNFQEAFSSGSPHVSQLQNQQAMRSSGKIMRNQHVDSSFSNDVSNNMQRGSMETVLPDTLGDIQKANVMSSRAMTQQAGPNDARGSTSTASPRDPLHAPQHFSMHGMSHQGSPLNALHNLATNVYTNQHSMGTQYQKASSPFSDLTQPNTGESSSAPLTQGSMNVCRGDDLSSDLRSIYVNSSGGVDVEEQRLKESAGQSLSSIRIDTSNKNHSDDSPIDLSSTQKNIEAFGRSLKPNSFSHQNHASPNQMKALKDAGADPSCRVSKRMKGPDDRLDVDRVASTAGQQNDNGLVLGDSLGSRTGVPSDDLRMPSFLLAADALQINSSQHGNVASQDILSRGANVSHSNSSTDYTTFVRAEYPEVSPQMAPSWFNQYGTFKNGQMLHGYNAHKLLPSKSGELGKSASVLDTLASEEKGADAPTDACQVNTTTSTFVNTPLPSDHLSKMNATAQNLVISRPKKRKTATSELQPWHKEIADGSQNLSTLSVAETVWSQVANRLKEKVDDDAELIEDGPPFLRSKRRLILTTQLMQQLFYPPPAAILYADASFKCESVAYAVSRTVLGNVCSTVFRSSGLELPHDGMELISAKGKSPERNVDQCSGKVMGGLMGRLGKLENDFLRLEKSSSIFEVRMECQELEKFSVINRLAKFHGRGQTDISDTAPHKPLPQRYVAAIPMPRSLPDGVQCLSL